Proteins from a single region of Scleropages formosus chromosome 22, fSclFor1.1, whole genome shotgun sequence:
- the LOC108918376 gene encoding uncharacterized protein LOC108918376, which translates to MDGVLETAVALGLCKVACSLLFLPAVKTSPSAVSLCCSALLLFTDLAVTAFLALLWLLGFWLPPLTSSSDAIALRFLLFLGHTYGEVLLLTIPFVAVETACRLQWPLSGGREAGCVALQGRNRATGSWRGCEETERLQGACTHDGQNPGRGGCGAWDGEMDAVHWQREGQRESLLHISGFLCCLLIWVLCSLCSGPHWGPEVQCTEACLLASGSLSACLPNLPAVTLPAVRDPSVTLFSLALLVAMALVLRGLRKGPSHSKPCLPGLEVGKSKCAQKEELQPATLHTSPGTAVVTLVVLCRTPAASAEETPHGHRCHGHDICHPVLPTCAESPDDHSSLFIHPHSGPLTRTCSECTVLRYVARALDTCCPRAASAPHQTPDGERHAKHLQRRQYISYWEGRLITALMCGVTLCFFPPALSVNTLLIWSVEGLLEWVLRHLLSRCGEGIVENEV; encoded by the exons ATGGATGGCGTGTTGGAGACGGCGGTGGCTCTGGGACTGTGCAAGGTGGCCTGTAGTCTCCTGTTCCTGCCCGCTGTCAAGACTTCTCCCAGCGCCGTCAGCCTTTGCTGCAGCGCCCTGCTGCTGTTCACTGACCTCGCGGTAACAG CGTTCCTGgccctcctctggctgcttggctTCTGGCTGCCCCCGCTAACCTCATCCAGCGACGCCATTGCCCTGCGCTTCCTGCTCTTCCTCGGCCACACCTACGGCGAGGTGCTGCTGCTGACGATTCCGTTCGTCGCCGTGGAGACGGCGTGCAGACTGCAGTGGCCCCTGTCAGGTGGAAGAGAGGCAGGCTGCGTGGCGCTGCAAGGGCGAAACAGAGCCACGGGAAGCTGGAGAGGCTGTGAAGAGACGGAGAGACTGCAGGGCGCCTGCACTCACGATGGACAAAACCCGGGTCGCGGCGGATGTGGAGCATGGGACGGGGAGATGGACGCGGTGCACTGGCAGCGGGAAGGGCAGAGAGAGTCCTTGCTGCACATCTCTGGGTTCCTTTGCTGTCTGCTCATCTGGGTGCTGTGCAGTCTGTGCAGCGGTCCTCACTGGGGCCCAGAGGTTCAGTGCACGGAGGCTTGTTTGCTGGCGTCTGGTTCGCTCTCCGCCTGCCTCCCGAACCTCCCTGCGGTGACCCTTCCGGCAGTGAGGGATCCCTCGGTGACACTCTTCTCCCTGGCTCTCTTAGTGGCCATGGCGCTGGTCCTCAGGGGCCTTAGGAAGGGCCCGAGTCACTCTAAGCCATGCCTTCCAGGCCTCGAAGTAGGGAAGAGCAAATGTGCCCAGAAGGAGGAATTACAACCGGCCACATTACACACATCCCCCGGGACAGCAGTGGTCACGTTAGTGGTTTTGTGCCGGACGCCAGCGGCGAGCGCCGAGGAGACGCCGCACGGGCACCGCTGCCACGGACACGACATCTGCCACCCCGTCTTGCCCACATGTGCAGAATCCCCCGATGACCACAGCAGTCTCTTCATCCACCCGCACTCGGGACCCTTGACACGCACGTGCTCCGAGTGCACCGTCCTTCGATACGTAGCTCGAGCGCTGGACACGTGCTGCCCACGCGCTGCCTCTGCCCCCCACCAAACACCCGACGGCGAGCGACACGCAAAGCACCTCCAAAGGAGGCAGTATATTTCCTACTGGGAAGGAAGGCTGATAACAGCACTCATGTGTGGTGTCACACTGTGTTTCTTCCCTCCGGCCCTGAGTGTAAACACACTATTGATCTGGAGTGTGGAGGGACTGCTTGAATGGGTCTTGAGGCATCTACTGTCTAGGTGCGGTGAGGGAATTGTCGAAAACGAGGTGTAA